A region of Melitaea cinxia chromosome 15, ilMelCinx1.1, whole genome shotgun sequence DNA encodes the following proteins:
- the LOC123660730 gene encoding ATP-dependent DNA/RNA helicase DHX36-like: MSRDFNNWTRPRRPSGRNWSSQNNRPRHPPGLRGVEIGMYYRGLQKKKAKKDVVINLKIPDAVMTALDNNLRAIVKIATSRNISLPPMKNFDSFKNNTHIKDGSNKEEKINVKYELSDSCEAGPSQDLDFIPIKQEEEDDYKPDPTICPLRPSSNYKYGYNDIITGTFNDKLEECIAKGININFVNAETEKVNIALCSEYEDMVQSNGYKSMMKFREKLPAYFKANEILEVIEKNQVIVISGETGCGKSTQVPQIILDYAIKAKRGANVKILVTQPRRIAASSLAMRVSKERGEKLGNSVGYAVRLETVEERPRGSIKFCTTGILLAELEVNQSLSNYSHIILDEVHERDVHVDLSMCMLKQVLTKRKDLKLILMSATLDAESLSSYFDNCPLMHIEGLAYPVKDIYLEEILEITKYNLPPEKAKPEQPKWMMYRNKGSANVMEKNIKYRAEINKWLESRKRDLSSNVYKTLQDSRIEDINLDLIVELLIHICKGKPGAILVFLPGIGEITKLIKLLYENNFFIPYNFEIYPLHSKLPTLDQYKIFERPEEHIRKIIIATNIAETSITIDDIVYVVDCGKIKISGLNVEQNITTLQTEWVSQANLRQRRGRAGRCQPGICYHLLTTYRAEQIPERLLPELQRSNLLEPVLMIKKLRLGMAKDALKLVPSPPAETTIQWAVKHLQMCGALDDGETLTPLGWHLARLPVHPAAGKLVLFGALFGCLDRAASVAAVWGFKDPFQFVIGKERKIDITKRNLALEEPSDHIAISEAILKWEKCSPSSRRSFAYDNFLSNNTLELLSDMKKQLAKELRQMGFLKQGNIHSVWENRNANNLSLFKAIVAASLYPNVAFVKWSNLNKRHKAPKFSVFSPEDGKLSIHPSSVMSGLRGANPCKNPGVNWVVYWLKQRTSELYLLEVTFIYTLPLLFFGEFAVTDDVESPQNCLLSISNIKVRCNRDSANVFMELRSLLDKVLASKITDSSTQSLYYNEFQERVLNAVIRLITAEDEKTMYLGDDFSDSDNSES; the protein is encoded by the exons atGTCTCGTGATTTTAATAATTGGACCAGACCTAGGAGACCAAGCGGACGGAATTGGAGTAGTCAAAATAATAGACCACGACATCCGCCTGGTCTACGAGGCGTTGAAATTGGAATGTATTACAGAGGACTACAAAAGAAAAAAGCGAAAAAAGACGTTGTG ataaatttaaaaatcccCGACGCAGTTATGACAGCTCTTGACAACAACCTTCGAGCCATAGTGAAAATTGCTACTAGTCGAAATATTTCTTTACCTCCTATGAAGAATTTTGatagttttaaaaacaatactcATATAAAAG ATGGTAGTAATAAAGAGGagaaaattaatgtaaaatatgaatTGAGTGATTCTTGTGAAGCCGGTCCTTCTCAAGATCTTGATTTTATTCCAATAAAGCAAGAGGAAGAAGATGACTATAAACCTGACCCAACAATTTGTCCATTAAGACCTTCGAGCAATTACAAATATGGCTATAATGATATTATAACAGGGACATTTAATGACAAATTAGAAGAATGTATAGCAAAAggcattaatataaattttgtaaatgcaGAAACTGAAAAAGTAAATATAGCTTTATGTAGTGAATATGAAGATATGGTACAAAGTAACGGTTATAAAAGCATGATGAAGTTTAGAGAAAAATTACCAGCATATTTTAAAGCTAATGAAATTTTGGAGGTGATTGAAAAGAATCAAGTAATTGTCATTAGTGGGGAGACAGGCTGTGGCAAGTCAACACAA gtaccacaaattattttagattatgCAATAAAGGCCAAAAGAGGAGctaatgtaaaaattttagttaCTCAACCAAGACGTATTGCTGCCTCTTCTTTGGCTATGAGAGTTTCTAAAGAGAGAGGGGAGAAGCTTGGTAATTCTGTTGGTTATGCTGTGAGATTAGAAAC AGTTGAAGAAAGACCTCGTGGAAGCATAAAGTTCTGTACCACTGGTATATTATTAGCGGAGTTGGAAGTTAATCAAAGCTTATCCAATTATAGCCACATTATCTTAGATGAGGTTCACGAAAGAGATGTCCATGTAGACTTGTCTATGTGTATGTTAAAACAA GTTCTAACAAAGCGAAAAGATTTAAAACTAATTCTTATGAGTGCAACTCTAGATGCAGAAAGTCTGTCGagttattttgataattgtcCTCTGATGCATATAGAAGGTCTGGCATACCcagttaaagatatttatttggaAGAAATATTGGAAATAACAAAGTACAATTTGCCACCAGAAAAAGCTAAGCCAGAACAACCTAAATGGATGATGTATAGGAATAAGGGAAGTGCTAATGTAATGGAAAAGAACATCAAATACCGAGCTGAAATTA ATAAATGGTTGGAATCAAGAAAGAGAGATTTAAGCAGCAATGTATACAAAACTCTACAAGACTCTAGAATTGAAGACATAAATTTAGATTTGATTGTCGAACTTTTGATTCACATATGCAAGGGAAAACCAGGCGCTATTCTCGTTTTTTTGCCAGGTATTGGTGAAATTAcgaaacttataaaattattatacgaaaacaatttttttataccatataATTTCGAAATATACCCATTACATTCAAAGTTACCAACGTTAGATCAGTACAAGATATTTGAAAGGCCCGAAGAACATATTAGGAAAATTATAATAGCAACTAACATTGCTGAAACATCAATAACAATTGATGATATTGTGTATGTTGTGGACTGTGGTAAGATCAAAATAAGTGGCTTGAATGTTGAACAAAATATAACCACTCTACAGACTGAATGGGTGTCACAAGCCAATTTACGCCAAAG gcGTGGTCGCGCTGGTCGATGTCAGCCAGGTATATGTTACCATTTACTAACAACGTATCGCGCAGAACAAATCCCTGAGAGACTCCTACCGGAACTGCAACGAAGTAATCTATTGGAACCAGTGTTAATGATTAAGAAACTTCGTTTAGGAATGGCAAAGGATGCCTTAAAGTTAGTGCCGTCACCGCCAGCAGAAACAACTATTCAGTGGGCTGTAAAACATTTGCAGAT GTGTGGAGCCTTAGATGATGGAGAAACATTGACACCTCTTGGTTGGCATTTAGCAAGATTGCCAGTACACCCTGCTGCAGGAAAACTAGTGCTTTTTGGTGCCCTCTTTGGTTGCCTTGACCGAGCAGCCAGTGTAGCTGCTGTTTGGGGTTTCAAAGACCCCTTTCAATTTGTCATAG GTAAAGAGAGAAAAATTGACATTACGAAACGTAATTTAGCACTTGAAGAGCCAAGTGACCATATCGCAATTTCTGAAGCTATTTTAAAATGGGAAAAATGTTCCCCATCATCAAGGCGGTCATTTGCGTATGATAATTTCCTTTCGAATAACACATTGGAATTGCTATCTGATATGAAGAAACAACTCGCTAAAGAGCTACGTCAAATGGGATTTTTGAAGCAGGGTAATATCCATTCCGTATGGGAAAATCGAAACGCAAATAATTTGAGCTTATTTAAGGCTATTGTTGCTGCATCGTTATATCCAAATGTAGCGTTTGTCAA GTGGTCAAACCTTAACAAACGTCACAAGGCACCAAAATTTTCGGTATTCAGTCCAGAAGATGGAAAGTTATCTATACATCCAAGTAGTGTAATGTCCGGATTAAGGGGTGCAAATCCCTGTAAAAATCCTGGAGTTAACTGGGTCGTCTATTGGTTGAAGCAAAGAACATCAGAACTGTACCTATTAGAAGTCACCTTTATATATACACtaccattattattttttggagaGTTTGCTGTTACTGATG atgTAGAAAGCCCCCAAAACTGCCTGCTGtcaatatcaaatatcaaagtTCGATGTAATAGAGACAGCGCCAATGTATTCATGGAATTAAGAAGTCTACTGGACAAAGTGTTAGCATCAAAAATTACGGACTCAAGTACTCAGTCGCTCTATTACAATGAATTTCAAGAACGGGTCCTTAA CGCTGTTATTCGACTAATCACAGCGGAAGATGAAAAAACTATGTATTTAGGTGACGATTTTTCTGATTCTGATAATTCAGAAAGttag
- the LOC123660731 gene encoding enoyl-CoA hydratase domain-containing protein 3, mitochondrial, producing the protein MSSMLPRNIPFNIIKRCVHNQYLITKEGNGTREITLNHEKTKNSLSLAMMENLIEAINANKNDTTLRAIVLSATGNVFSAGHNLKELQMSCGLEQHKLIFNKATELMKSIIQSPLPIIAKVDGFATAAGCQLVATCDIIVCSNKSKFSTPGANFGIFCSTPGIAVGRSVPKARAMHMLLTGEPITAQEAYESGLVTKVVSADKLDEEVNKIIEQIKRKSRSVITLGKEFFYKQLNLNIYDAYKLGEEVMVQNVNSNDGQEGILSFVEKRKACWSHK; encoded by the exons ATGTCGTCTATGCTTCCG agaaatataccttttaatataataaaacggtGTGTTCATAATCAGTATCTTATCACTAAAGAAGGCAATGGCACCCGTGAAATAACATTAAATCATGAAAAAACAAA aaattcTTTGTCACTTGCTATGATGGAAAATCTAATAGAAGctataaatgcaaataaaaatgaCACTACCTTAAGAGCTATAGTCTTATCAGCAACCGGTAATGTTTTCTCAGCTGGTCATAACTTAAAGGAATTG CAAATGTCTTGTGGATTGGAGcaacataaattaatattcaataagGCAACTGAATTAATGAAATCCATAATCCAAAGCCCACTCCCTATAATAGCAAAG gtAGATGGATTTGCAACAGCAGCGGGTTGCCAATTAGTTGCGACTTGTGATATAATTGTTTGTtccaataaaagtaaattttcaaCACCAGG agcCAACTTTGGGATATTTTGCTCAACACCAGGTATAGCTGTAGGTAGAAGTGTTCCAAAAGCCAGAGCTATGCACATGCTGTTGACTG GTGAACCAATCACTGCACAAGAAGCATATGAGAGTGGTCTAGTAACCAAGGTCGTATCGGCGGATAAACTAGATGAAgaagtcaataaaataattgaacaaaTTAAACGTAAGAGTCGCAGTGTTATTACACTTGGAAAAGAATTTTTCTACAAACAACTCAATCTTAATATTTACGATGCTTATAAATTAGGTGAAGAAGTAATGGTACAAAACGTTAATTCTAATGATGGTCAAGAAGGAATATTAAGTTTTGTAGAAAAACGAAAAGCATGTTGGAGTCATAAATAA
- the LOC123660486 gene encoding polypeptide N-acetylgalactosaminyltransferase 3-like: MILNKQIRSFMCRGRKKKIISLVIILVFLINAMFYVSLELYNTIKRRNKDSWYRSLNLDQDSNVDKAGMRIVVGHYVGGNSGGNLSQEVINTNHYSPIEGAGEGGRPVQLMQREIITARDLYSLHSYNILVSDRISINRSLPDMRSESCKDVQYDIENLPTGSVIIVFHNEAWSTLMRTVMSVLLRSPGVLLKEIILVDDASDRKYLGKELEDAVAKLNNVKILRSQNRTGLVGARLMGARVAVGHVLVFLDAHCEVTQGWIEPLLDRAGSDDVFICPHIDLLSDDTLAYTKSIDAHWGAFSWRLHFRWLMPSSEVMKSKSTNPSKPYPTPAMAGGLFAVRKSLFWRLGGYDEGMVIWGAENLELSWRAWQCGARVEITPCSRVGHIFRRHSPYKYPGGVAKVLNSNLARAATVWMDEWAEFFFKFNPSVAAIRDTQNVADRIEIRKNLKCKNFKWYLENVWPQHFFPTDDRWFGRIRNEKGGCVGVTAGTPGLGGPASSINCGSDLDLDRLVVYTVEGKVMADEGLCLEQGNGRAVWKTCTENIKQIWQQKGPRLKTIDGLCLTLLPGDSKEGIGDSLTAKRCLNDNRQIWHFERVPWR, encoded by the exons atgataCTAAACAAG CAAATTCGATCATTTATGTGTAGAGGTCGAAAAAAGAAAATCATTAGTTTAGTCatcattttagtatttttgataAATGCAATGTTTTATGTAAGCTTAGaattatacaatacaattaaaagaagaaataaagattcGTGGTATAGAAG tttaaatttggACCAAGACTCTAATGTGGATAAAGCGGGGATGAGAATTGTTGTTGGCCACTATGTTGGTGGAAATTCTGGAGGAAATTTATCccaag agGTAATCAATACTAATCACTATTCCCCAATTGAGGGTGCAGGAGAAGGAGGGAGGCCAGTTCAATTAATGCAGAGAGAAATTATAACCGCTAGAGATCTGTACTCTTTGCATTCATATAATATTCTTGTAAGTGATAGAATATCTATTAATAGAAGTCTTCCAGATATGCGCAGTGAGAg TTGTAAAGACGTTCAATATGATATAGAGAATCTTCCAACAGGGAGtgtaataatagtttttcaCAATGAAGCGTGGTCTACTCTTATGAGAACTGTTATGTCTGTGCTGTTAAGATCACCTGGAGTATTATTAAAAGAg ATAATTTTAGTAGATGATGCCAGTGATCGAAAGTATTTAGGTAAAGAATTAGAAGATGCTGTTGCTAAATTGAACAATGTAAAGATATTAAGGAGTCAAAACCGAACTGGTTTAGTAGGTGCAAGATTAATGGGTGCCAGGGTTGCTGTTGGgcatgttttagtttttttggaTGCACATTGTGAG gtCACACAAGGTTGGATCGAACCTCTTTTGGACAGGGCAGGAAGTGATGACGTATTTATTTGCCCTCATATAGATCTTCTCTCAGACGATACGTTAGCATACACGAAAAGTATTGACGCGCACTGGGGTGCATTTAGTTGGCGTCTTCACTTCCGTTGGCTAATGCCTAGCAGTGAGGTAATGAAAAGTAAGTCTACAAATCCATCCAAACCATATCCAACCCCAGCGATGGCAGGTGGTCTATTTGCTGTgaggaaaagtttattttggCGTTTAGGGGGATATGATGAGGGTATGGTCATATGGGGAGCAGAAAATTTGGAACTTTCTTGGCGAGCTTGGCAGTGCGGCGCAAGGGTTGAAATAACGCCTTGTTCTCGAGTTGGACACATTTTTAGAAGACATAGTCCATATAAATATCCCGGTGGCGTCGCAAAAGTCTTGAATTCGAATCTTGCTCGAGCCGCCACAGTATGGATGGACGAATGGGCCgagttcttttttaaatttaacccGTCAGTTGCAGCAATACGTGACACTCAGAATGTGGCTGATAGGATTGAGATCCGaaagaatttaaaatgtaaaaatttcaaatgGTATTTGGAGAATGTTTGGCCACAACATTTCTTTCCGACTGATGACAGGTGGTTTGGTAGGATACGTAATGAAAAAGGCGGTTGTGTTGGAGTGACTGCGGGAACGCCAGGGCTTGGTGGTCCCGCTTCATCGATAAATTGTGGAAGTGATTTAGATTTAGATAGGTTGGTCGTGTATACCGTAGAAGGGAAAGTTATGGCTGACGAGGGGTTATGTTTAGAACAAGGGAATGGTCGGGCGGTATGGAAAACGTGt